The Nicotiana sylvestris chromosome 6, ASM39365v2, whole genome shotgun sequence genomic sequence TCATGGCCTGCTGTGGCATCAATTAGACGATCGACGTTAGGCAATAGGAACGAATCCTTGGGGCATGtcttatttaagtctttataatctatgcacattcttaacttatttccctgTTTGGGCACTACCACTACATTGGCCAgccattcggggtactttacctctctaatggaccctattttaaggagtttcgttacctcgtccttgatgaatgtgTGTTTTACTTAGGGCTGggccttctttttttcttcaccCGGTTTGAATCTGGggtcgacacttagtcgatgggtggTTATTTCCGGCGGGATTCCTGCCACATCTAAGTAGGACCAAGCGAAACAGTCGATGTTATTAGtaaggaattgaatgagttttttcttgacttcgggggttaatcccgttcccaggtatacctttcgatctggGAGATGTTCGATCAAAACAGCTTGTTCCAGCTCTTCAATTGTCGATTTCATTGCATCCACTTTTCGAGGGCAACGAAAGTTCGAGGAGCGAGGAAATATTCTTCATCACACTCGGGGGTCTGTACGTTCCTGACTCATCCGAGGTAGAGTGTATAGGATTTGACGTCTCCCAGTGAaccgcgaacatttcttttgctGCATGTTGTTCTATATATACGGTTGTTATACCGTCCTTTATTCGAAACTTCATCATCTGGTGTAGAGTTgatggtactgccctcatgttgtgtatccacgaTGTGCCAAGAaatgcgttgtacctcatgtcaccacTGATGACGTGGAACTTGGTATTCTGATCTGTACCGAATATGTCAACCGGGAGGGAGATCTCCTCTTTCATTACTTTACGTCCATATTGAAGCCATGGAGGACTCGGGAGGTGGGTACGATCTGATCGAGCAACCCAATCTATTCTACTACCTCTAACCTGATTACGTTGGCCGAGCTACAAGGATCCACGAGGACACATTTAATTCGAATGTTACTTAAAAGAAATGAAATTATTAGTGCGTCGTTGTGTGGTTGTGTCAAGGTCTCAAAATCTTCCTCGCTGAATGGAAGGGTGTCTTTGGTCATGCGGTCTTGGATCGGCTCTTCTATTGCAGTGGAAATTTTTATCCGTTTGATCATAGGTCCTTGGGGAATGTCGGTCCCCCCCGATGATCATATGAACGACATGTTGAGGAATCTGTCTTTTTGCCCAGGTCGGATTTTTCCGAGTTTCCCCTGAATCTCTCGGTGTGCGCTCTTGTTAATGTGAAGACCGACGTTAACATATTGGGTATTGCATGGGGTCATACCCTCGGGAATCGGTTCCGGTGTACTCTCAGGGTTTTGCGGTGGCACACCCATACTAGGAATAACCATACTGCCCTTTCCGTAGTCTTTGAGGCTATTGTTTTCAGGTACATTTACTGGTTTAGGCatcttgacctgaaatcaaagatcttggacaagaaaaagtgtgaaagataatttACTTTGTGCAgcaaaccagcaagaaaataatcactattatttttagccccgcgGTGGGCatcaaactgtttaccatgaaaatggtaataataattaaatttgattttgcggttctaaaaatacgtgatatatttttatgctagttgttaggcaatggatgCTAAGTAAAAGATTAGAAAGCAAGGTTATAGCTTAGAGGCAATATGATAATCGAACCAAACGGCTGGAGATCAGGGCCTCAAACTGTCATATATGAGGCTTCGAGGTCGGGTTAGATGGTCGGATTAGTGCGATAGAGGGAGGAATAACAGTTATGAGAGCtcgatgatggctctttatgatcaatgataagaaataaatgaagaacaataaatagaacacaatgaatataagcaataaatgggagtaatgagatcaagagaatatgttagagagcagagagaatgttcttgtatatttaataTTGAGTATCAGATGTCCTtaaaaaatgacaaggatcccctttataaaTGAGGGGGAACCCCAACATAgcacaaatgcatttattacaaagtaaGATAGCTGGCACAGCTACCTAGTAATTTGGTGCAGACTGGTACTATCCTCGCAAATGACGCTAGTTTGGACCAAATGCCTAGGGAATTTCCCGTTTACCCTCGATAAACACCGACTCATGGTGCATCAAGGTCGAGTGTGAAGAGCCTTCGAGGTCAAAGCCTCGAGCTACGTCCCCAAATCTTCGGGGCTTTTTTGAAATCCAAGGGAGAGATGCAGTGATCGTGAAATCGGGCCTCCCGATTTCGCCCGTATACAATAGTAAATAGGACAAAAGATCTTATCCTTTATCTAGCCTAAAATAGCTCCAACTACtgtatcactagcatcacacgTGGCCTCAAAAGGTTGATTCTAGTCTGGGGACATAACTACAGAGACGGTTGATAACTTTTCCTTAAGGGTCTCAAGTGCTTTCAAATAATCACCTGAAAAATCAAACTTAATATCTTTCATCAAGAGGTTAATCAACGGTTTTGAAATCTTTGAAAAGTCTTTTATGAATCTTTTGTAAAAACATGTATGACCCAGAAAGCTTCTAATGCCTTTAACAGTTGTGGGAGAGGGTAATCCTTCTATAAGATCAATTTTAGCTTTATTAACTTCTATCCCTTTAGCAGTGatattatgtcctaaaacaatTCCCTCTGTAACaataaaatgacatttttcccaattaagttTGTCTATTCACATCTCTTATGGACTAAGGTCAAGTGGTGAAGACAATCCTCAAATATTTTGCCAAAGATTGTAAAACCATCCATAAAAAATTCGAGAAATTTTTCAGTCATGTCAGAAAAAATTGCTAACATGCAACCCTGAAATGTAGCGGGGCGTTGCATAGACCAAATGGAATTCTCCTATAGGCATATGttccataaggacatgtgaaagttgtCTTGTCCTGATCTTCAGGTGCAATTGGTATTTGGTTATACCATGAACCATGAATAGCCATCAAGAAAACAGTAAAAATCATATCCTGCAATTCTTTCtaacatttgatcaataaatggcAAAGGAAAATGATATTGTCTAGTAGCATCATTGAGACGTATGTAATCAATACTGACTCTCCATCCAGTGACAGTCCTTGTGGGTATGAGTTCATTACTTTCATTTTTAtaactgtcatacctcctttcttTGGTATTACCTGAACAGGGCTTACCCAAGGGCTGTCTGAAATGGGATAAATGATAGTTGCCGCCAAAAGCTTTACGATCTCCTTTTTTACTACTTCTTGCATGGTTAGATTCAATCTCCTTTGGGGATGGACTATTGGTTTGTAGTTATCCACCATGAGAATAATGTGCGTAGAAACAACTTGATTAATCCCTTTGATATCTTCTATAGTCCACCCCAAGGCTCATTTATGTGTTTTTAACACTTGGATCAATTTTTCTTCATGTCATGTAGTAAGAGAAGATGAAATAATTACTGAAAATAATTC encodes the following:
- the LOC138870444 gene encoding uncharacterized mitochondrial protein AtMg00860-like, coding for MQEVVKKEIVKLLAATIIYPISDSPWVSPVQKELQDMIFTVFLMAIHGSWYNQIPIAPEDQDKTTFTCPYGTYAYRRIPFEGIVLGHNITAKGIEVNKAKIDLIEGLPSPTTVKGIRSFLGHTCFYKRFIKDFSKISKPLINLLMKDIKFDFSGDYLKALETLKEKLSTVSVVMSPD